In a genomic window of Pseudoglutamicibacter albus:
- the murD gene encoding UDP-N-acetylmuramoyl-L-alanine--D-glutamate ligase, with amino-acid sequence MTKQLPMLGGLEHLDSWGADWGGLRVVVAGIGASGFAAADTLVELGAKVAVVDGVDNEYNRERKQTLEIVGAVSVELGTEHVEAMPAVDGEQPDLVIVSPGWRPSHPLLVQAREAGVPVWSEIELAWRVRDGRELAEPAEWLCVTGTNGKTTTVTMAAEMLRQDGFRAIAVGNVGTPVLDAIRDPQGYDVLVVELSSFQLHHTYSISPLASTVLNIAEDHVDWHGGFEQYKADKAKIYERTKIAAIFNAEDPVTLAMVEEADVVEGCRGIGFTTQSPAVSMLGVVEDLLVDRAYIAERRTQAQELAQLSDLGPRPAHHTVANALAAAALTRAAGINAEGVAAGLRAYDRGEHRIQTIAEADGVTWIDDSKATNPHAAHAALAAYPSVVWVAGGLAKGVEYHELVQQHSHHLRAVVLIGTDTSALEEALTQHAPNVPVLRTQVGETGKPNKVTPELGEAVMKQAVSHALSVAQEGDTVLLAPASASMDQFASYAARGHAFAKAVAEALGKSPE; translated from the coding sequence ATGACCAAGCAGCTACCCATGCTGGGAGGACTTGAACACCTCGATTCGTGGGGTGCTGATTGGGGCGGGCTGCGTGTTGTTGTAGCCGGCATCGGCGCGAGTGGTTTCGCAGCCGCTGACACTTTGGTTGAGCTCGGCGCGAAGGTCGCTGTCGTCGATGGTGTTGATAACGAATACAACCGCGAACGCAAACAGACCTTGGAAATTGTTGGTGCGGTATCGGTTGAACTCGGTACCGAGCACGTCGAGGCCATGCCTGCGGTCGATGGTGAACAACCTGATCTTGTGATTGTTTCCCCAGGTTGGCGGCCGAGCCACCCGTTGCTGGTTCAGGCGCGCGAAGCCGGGGTTCCTGTGTGGAGCGAGATTGAGCTTGCGTGGCGTGTACGCGATGGCCGCGAGTTGGCCGAACCAGCGGAATGGTTGTGCGTGACCGGCACCAACGGTAAGACCACGACCGTGACGATGGCAGCGGAGATGCTACGTCAGGACGGCTTCCGTGCGATCGCGGTCGGCAACGTTGGAACGCCGGTCTTGGATGCAATCCGGGACCCGCAAGGCTATGACGTTTTGGTGGTTGAGCTTTCCAGCTTCCAGCTACACCATACGTATTCGATCTCTCCGCTGGCATCCACGGTGCTCAACATCGCTGAGGATCACGTCGATTGGCACGGCGGTTTTGAACAGTACAAGGCCGATAAAGCCAAAATCTATGAGCGCACCAAGATCGCGGCGATCTTCAACGCGGAAGATCCGGTCACGCTTGCGATGGTTGAAGAAGCCGATGTGGTTGAAGGGTGCCGGGGGATTGGCTTCACAACTCAGAGCCCGGCCGTTTCGATGCTTGGTGTGGTTGAGGACCTGCTGGTGGACCGCGCCTATATCGCGGAGCGCCGCACGCAGGCCCAAGAGCTTGCGCAGCTATCTGATCTGGGGCCGCGTCCAGCCCATCACACTGTCGCGAACGCGTTGGCTGCCGCGGCACTGACGCGTGCTGCCGGTATCAACGCCGAAGGTGTTGCCGCTGGCTTGAGGGCCTATGACCGTGGTGAGCACCGCATCCAGACGATCGCCGAAGCTGATGGTGTCACGTGGATCGATGACTCTAAAGCAACCAATCCGCATGCAGCTCATGCGGCACTGGCTGCGTATCCGAGCGTGGTGTGGGTAGCTGGCGGATTAGCCAAGGGCGTTGAGTACCACGAACTTGTTCAGCAGCACAGCCACCACCTTCGGGCAGTGGTGTTGATCGGCACTGATACGAGCGCACTTGAGGAAGCTCTCACTCAACACGCGCCCAACGTCCCCGTTCTTCGGACCCAGGTGGGAGAAACTGGTAAGCCTAATAAGGTCACACCAGAACTTGGTGAGGCCGTCATGAAGCAAGCTGTCAGCCACGCGCTCAGCGTTGCACAGGAAGGCGACACCGTCCTGCTCGCGCCAGCATCGGCGTCCATGGATCAGTTCGCCTCCTATGCGGCCCGCGGCCACGCGTTCGCGAAGGCTGTCGCTGAGGCACTCGGTAAATCACCCGAATAA
- the ftsW gene encoding putative lipid II flippase FtsW: protein MATAKPRRGFLRRQMRRIELTDAAGLRTTVYVLIASTLLLTAFGFVMVLSSSAVEFVSADRDPYSLFIKQATFGVMGIVGMFVMMAMPTAWLKRLAWIAMIGMLGLLALVLVIGVNVNGNKNWLQFGPVTLQPSEMLKPVMVLFAGTMFERKRRVMDQPMHALVPVAVVVGMAIALVLLGRDLGQVLVLAGILAVMYLVSGAPWRVMGLLGAAGLAMTVVAVFASPNRMMRILSFAGQGAEDDAQGIGFQALQGRFALASGGWTGVGLGQSRLKWSYIPEAQNDFIVAIIGEEIGLWGTLTIIAAFMVMIVCIYRIGFRGDSLFSRVVCGGVMAWIGFQAFVNIGMVSGMLPVIGVPLPFISYGGSALLSTLIGVGLVLNIARTEIMASQRAKFVAASAAEEDADGSEAVVHSVAVTDASEKDGV, encoded by the coding sequence ATGGCCACCGCTAAGCCACGTAGAGGGTTCCTTCGCCGCCAGATGCGCCGCATCGAACTCACAGACGCCGCGGGCCTGCGCACCACGGTCTATGTCTTGATCGCTTCCACACTGTTGCTGACGGCGTTCGGTTTCGTGATGGTGCTGTCCTCCTCGGCCGTCGAGTTCGTGTCCGCTGACCGCGACCCGTATTCGCTGTTCATCAAACAGGCGACCTTCGGTGTGATGGGCATCGTGGGCATGTTCGTGATGATGGCGATGCCGACCGCGTGGCTCAAGCGTCTGGCGTGGATTGCGATGATCGGGATGCTCGGGTTGCTGGCGTTGGTTCTGGTGATCGGTGTCAATGTCAACGGTAATAAGAACTGGCTCCAGTTTGGTCCGGTGACCTTGCAACCGTCTGAGATGCTCAAACCTGTCATGGTTCTGTTCGCCGGCACGATGTTTGAGCGTAAACGTCGTGTGATGGATCAGCCGATGCATGCACTGGTTCCGGTTGCTGTGGTGGTGGGCATGGCGATTGCTTTGGTGCTGCTGGGGCGGGACCTCGGGCAGGTACTGGTGCTCGCCGGGATCCTCGCGGTGATGTACCTGGTTTCGGGCGCTCCGTGGCGTGTCATGGGTTTGCTTGGGGCTGCGGGGCTTGCGATGACGGTGGTCGCTGTTTTTGCTAGCCCAAACCGTATGATGCGCATCTTGTCTTTCGCGGGTCAGGGCGCAGAGGACGATGCGCAGGGGATTGGGTTCCAGGCGTTGCAGGGCCGTTTCGCGTTGGCTTCTGGCGGCTGGACGGGCGTGGGCTTAGGCCAGTCGCGTTTGAAGTGGAGCTACATCCCGGAAGCGCAGAATGACTTCATTGTGGCGATCATCGGTGAAGAGATCGGTTTGTGGGGCACGCTCACGATTATCGCGGCGTTCATGGTGATGATCGTGTGTATCTACCGGATCGGTTTCCGGGGGGATTCGCTGTTTTCGCGGGTTGTGTGTGGCGGCGTGATGGCGTGGATCGGCTTCCAGGCTTTCGTGAATATCGGGATGGTTTCTGGGATGCTTCCGGTGATCGGTGTCCCGTTGCCGTTTATTTCTTATGGTGGTTCGGCACTTTTGTCTACGTTGATTGGCGTGGGATTGGTGTTGAACATTGCACGGACTGAGATTATGGCTTCTCAGCGTGCAAAGTTTGTAGCTGCCTCAGCGGCTGAGGAAGACGCTGACGGTAGTGAGGCTGTTGTACATAGCGTTGCTGTAACTGACGCTAGTGAGAAGGACGGAGTTTAG
- the mraY gene encoding phospho-N-acetylmuramoyl-pentapeptide-transferase, giving the protein MLGLVLGGVIALIISFAGTPLFIRLLTRRGYGQFVREDGPQSHMSKRGTPTMGGAVFVTAAILAYFLTHLILALLGSPTAGPTASGLLLLLLMAGMGMVGFFDDYAKIRQERSLGLTPWQKILGQGIVGVSFAVLALMFPDEQGRTPGSMMISAARDIPWLDLSFAGPIFGGVLFVIWANLIATATTNGVNLTDGLDGLATGISIFVFSAYALIGLWQETQSCGTHRAMAGGCYEVRDPMDLAIWAVILIGALVGFLWWNTKPARIFMGDTGSLALGGAVAAFAILGRTQLLLIVIAGMFVLISLSVIIQVGYFKLSGGKRVFLMAPLQHHFELKGWQEVTVVVRFWILGGLFVIAGLCLFYLDWLVRV; this is encoded by the coding sequence ATGCTCGGACTCGTACTCGGTGGCGTCATAGCCCTCATCATTTCCTTCGCAGGCACCCCGCTGTTCATCCGTTTGCTGACTCGCCGCGGCTATGGGCAGTTCGTGCGCGAAGACGGCCCGCAAAGCCACATGTCCAAACGCGGAACCCCCACGATGGGCGGCGCCGTGTTCGTGACGGCCGCGATCCTCGCGTACTTCCTGACTCACCTGATTCTGGCGCTGTTGGGTTCGCCGACCGCGGGACCAACCGCATCGGGCCTCTTGCTGCTGTTGCTTATGGCCGGGATGGGCATGGTCGGTTTCTTTGACGATTACGCGAAGATCCGGCAGGAACGTTCGCTCGGGCTAACCCCGTGGCAGAAGATCCTCGGCCAGGGCATCGTGGGCGTGTCTTTCGCGGTGCTTGCGCTCATGTTCCCGGATGAGCAGGGCCGCACGCCTGGCTCCATGATGATCTCCGCGGCACGCGATATCCCGTGGCTTGATTTGAGCTTTGCAGGCCCTATCTTCGGCGGGGTCCTGTTCGTGATCTGGGCTAACTTGATCGCAACCGCAACCACCAACGGCGTAAACCTGACTGATGGCCTCGACGGCTTGGCGACAGGTATTTCGATCTTCGTGTTCTCAGCGTACGCCCTCATCGGGTTGTGGCAGGAAACCCAAAGCTGCGGCACGCATCGTGCCATGGCGGGGGGATGCTACGAAGTCCGCGACCCTATGGATCTTGCGATCTGGGCTGTGATCCTGATCGGTGCGCTCGTTGGTTTCTTGTGGTGGAACACCAAACCCGCACGCATCTTCATGGGCGACACCGGCTCGCTCGCGCTCGGTGGCGCTGTAGCGGCGTTCGCGATCCTGGGCCGCACCCAGTTGCTACTGATCGTGATTGCGGGCATGTTCGTGCTGATCTCACTGTCCGTGATCATCCAGGTCGGCTACTTCAAACTCTCCGGTGGCAAACGCGTGTTCCTCATGGCTCCACTCCAGCACCACTTTGAGCTCAAGGGGTGGCAAGAGGTCACCGTTGTGGTGCGTTTCTGGATCTTGGGCGGCCTGTTCGTGATCGCGGGCTTGTGCTTGTTCTATCTGGACTGGCTGGTGAGAGTATGA
- a CDS encoding UDP-N-acetylmuramoyl-L-alanyl-D-glutamate--2,6-diaminopimelate ligase gives MSETPTSAAQAERAFRPNHTAGVTLAQLFPHATLGSTEAETLVTGITLDSRAVQESDLYAALPGAKTHGARFAAQAIEAGAAAIVTDAAGADIIASGQAGAEQTSATSTPVVVTENLRTQLGDLAASIYSSSTNSSGESPAPLPALIGVTGTNGKTTTTYMVRSLLTALGHHTGLIGTIEIQSGTETIEAKLTTPEATQLHSLRARMGESGVDTIAMEVSSHAIDFHRISGLLYDVVGFTNLTQDHLDLHGSMEEYFNVKAELFTPQHARRGVVLVDDEWGKKLAETASIPVQTLSVNATETKDGAEADWNVTNIRREHLGYRFTLTGPADSAGVSQTLDAHVDMPGEFNVANAALALVMVIASGVPAAKLQEAIAAEPSPLTPSVPGRMEVVSTRPAVIVDFAHNPDALERALASVRTQEGRVIVIFGATGERDQLKRPIMGRIAAENADIVVVSDDDPHDEDPATIRAAVIEGAQQAAARTGATVIEAAPRATAIHQAIQMAHENDVVLLAGRGHETAQEVSGIMVPIDDREEARAALVQQTSKTE, from the coding sequence GTGTCTGAGACCCCCACCAGTGCGGCGCAAGCTGAACGAGCCTTCCGGCCAAACCACACAGCCGGTGTGACGCTTGCACAGCTCTTCCCACACGCCACCCTCGGCAGCACCGAAGCTGAAACCCTAGTCACCGGGATAACGCTTGACTCCCGTGCCGTCCAGGAGTCCGACCTCTATGCGGCTCTACCTGGGGCGAAAACCCACGGGGCACGCTTCGCAGCCCAAGCAATCGAGGCCGGTGCTGCCGCGATCGTGACCGACGCCGCCGGTGCAGACATCATTGCTTCGGGGCAGGCTGGCGCTGAACAGACAAGCGCGACGAGCACACCCGTTGTGGTGACCGAAAACTTGCGCACCCAGCTGGGGGATCTCGCCGCAAGCATCTACAGTTCATCCACCAACAGCTCAGGTGAGAGCCCAGCGCCGCTGCCAGCCCTCATCGGTGTTACCGGAACCAACGGCAAAACCACCACAACCTACATGGTGCGCTCCCTCCTCACCGCACTTGGGCACCACACCGGGCTCATCGGGACCATCGAAATCCAGTCCGGAACCGAGACCATCGAGGCTAAACTCACCACTCCAGAAGCGACCCAGCTGCATTCTTTGCGGGCCCGTATGGGCGAATCCGGTGTGGACACCATCGCGATGGAGGTCTCTTCCCACGCGATCGATTTTCACCGCATCAGTGGGCTGCTCTACGACGTTGTGGGGTTCACCAACCTCACCCAAGACCACCTGGACTTACACGGCTCCATGGAGGAATACTTCAACGTCAAAGCCGAGCTGTTCACCCCCCAACACGCGCGTCGCGGGGTTGTGCTCGTAGACGATGAGTGGGGTAAGAAACTCGCTGAAACCGCGAGCATCCCGGTGCAAACCCTCTCGGTGAACGCTACTGAAACCAAGGACGGTGCGGAAGCCGACTGGAACGTGACAAATATCCGCCGTGAGCACCTCGGCTACCGTTTCACGCTCACAGGCCCAGCCGACAGCGCCGGTGTGTCCCAAACCCTGGACGCCCACGTGGACATGCCAGGTGAATTCAACGTCGCCAACGCAGCGCTCGCGTTGGTTATGGTTATCGCCTCTGGCGTTCCGGCGGCCAAGCTACAAGAAGCAATAGCTGCCGAGCCATCCCCGCTGACCCCGAGCGTCCCTGGGCGCATGGAGGTCGTATCAACTCGCCCCGCTGTAATCGTCGATTTCGCTCACAACCCTGACGCGCTTGAACGAGCGCTCGCATCCGTGCGTACGCAAGAAGGCCGAGTGATCGTAATCTTCGGTGCAACCGGGGAACGCGATCAACTCAAACGCCCCATCATGGGCCGCATCGCAGCAGAAAACGCTGACATCGTGGTCGTCAGCGATGACGATCCGCACGATGAAGACCCGGCAACCATCCGCGCCGCCGTCATCGAAGGAGCGCAACAAGCGGCCGCACGCACCGGCGCGACGGTCATTGAAGCCGCGCCACGTGCCACAGCCATTCACCAGGCCATCCAGATGGCCCACGAAAACGACGTTGTGTTGCTTGCCGGCCGCGGGCATGAAACCGCCCAGGAAGTCAGCGGAATCATGGTCCCCATCGACGACCGTGAAGAGGCAAGAGCCGCACTCGTGCAACAAACCAGCAAGACCGAGTAG
- the murC gene encoding UDP-N-acetylmuramate--L-alanine ligase has translation MNASGSDTRSTQRTVDELNLSDLGRVHFLGIGGVGVSAVARLYLAAGVEVSGTDAKDLPVLDELEAAGARTFVGFKPKHVDGVDTIVMSSAIREDNPELVAAREAGVRVLHRSEGLALVMKGRRSVTVAGTHGKTTTSSMITTMLSTLGADPSFAVGATVGGLGTNAAAGGSDIFVAEADESDGSFLNYEPRIAVVTNIEPDHLDHYGTAEAVAEAFEKHVQRVPEGGAVVVCLDDAGGAELAAKVSASGHGPKVVGYGFTSDADVRVSRMQPHGIGATAKVTTPSGVAQLDLPFPGAHNVLNAVAAISVGVLLGFEPQACADALSEFQGASRRFDYKGQARGVRVYDDYAHHPTEVTAALGAARDVAGEGRVHAVFQPHLFSRTRDFAHGFADAVSLADTVTLLPIYPAREDPIPGVTTQLIADHVGVEYALVDPEDVAERLAELARPGDVVLTLGAGDVTALGTQIVEAIEEDGYEDSEGGETYTG, from the coding sequence ATGAATGCTTCGGGTTCTGATACCCGTTCCACACAGCGAACTGTTGACGAGCTGAATCTGTCTGATTTGGGTCGGGTTCACTTCTTGGGCATTGGAGGTGTGGGGGTTTCTGCGGTTGCGCGGCTGTATCTTGCTGCGGGCGTGGAGGTTTCCGGGACGGATGCGAAGGATCTGCCGGTTCTGGATGAGCTTGAGGCCGCCGGTGCTCGTACGTTCGTTGGTTTCAAGCCCAAGCACGTTGATGGTGTGGACACGATCGTGATGTCCTCTGCGATTCGTGAGGATAACCCTGAGCTGGTTGCCGCGCGTGAGGCTGGCGTGCGCGTTCTGCATCGTTCCGAGGGGCTCGCGTTGGTTATGAAGGGCCGCAGGTCGGTCACGGTTGCCGGTACGCACGGTAAGACCACCACGAGCTCGATGATCACGACGATGCTGTCCACGTTGGGCGCTGACCCTTCTTTTGCGGTGGGTGCCACGGTGGGTGGTTTGGGAACGAACGCGGCCGCCGGAGGCAGCGATATTTTCGTTGCTGAGGCTGATGAGTCGGATGGCTCTTTCTTGAACTATGAGCCGCGCATCGCTGTGGTGACAAATATTGAGCCGGATCACCTGGACCATTATGGGACCGCTGAGGCTGTTGCGGAGGCTTTCGAAAAGCATGTTCAGCGCGTTCCGGAAGGCGGCGCTGTGGTGGTGTGCCTGGATGACGCTGGCGGCGCCGAGCTTGCGGCTAAGGTTTCGGCTTCTGGACATGGCCCGAAAGTGGTTGGCTACGGTTTCACCTCTGACGCCGATGTGCGTGTTTCCCGCATGCAACCTCACGGGATTGGTGCCACGGCTAAGGTCACAACGCCAAGTGGTGTGGCCCAGCTGGATCTACCGTTTCCTGGCGCGCACAATGTTTTGAATGCGGTGGCCGCGATCTCGGTGGGTGTTCTGCTCGGCTTCGAACCGCAGGCGTGCGCGGATGCGCTTTCAGAGTTCCAGGGGGCCTCTCGCCGTTTCGATTACAAGGGACAGGCGCGAGGCGTTCGCGTGTATGACGATTACGCGCATCACCCAACGGAGGTGACCGCGGCCCTTGGCGCGGCCCGCGATGTTGCAGGCGAGGGGCGCGTGCACGCTGTGTTCCAGCCGCATCTATTCTCCCGGACGCGAGATTTCGCGCACGGCTTCGCTGATGCGGTCTCCCTTGCTGACACGGTCACGTTGCTTCCCATCTATCCTGCCCGTGAAGACCCCATCCCGGGGGTAACCACCCAGTTGATCGCTGACCACGTGGGTGTTGAGTATGCGCTGGTTGATCCCGAGGATGTTGCCGAACGGCTTGCGGAGCTTGCCCGTCCAGGGGACGTGGTTCTAACGCTCGGTGCCGGTGATGTCACAGCTCTTGGCACACAGATCGTGGAAGCCATCGAGGAGGACGGCTACGAAGATTCCGAGGGCGGTGAAACATACACAGGATGA
- the murG gene encoding undecaprenyldiphospho-muramoylpentapeptide beta-N-acetylglucosaminyltransferase, translating into MSSELSIVFAGGGSAGHVSPLLAMARAVRRMHPDARITVVGTEEGLESRLVPDAGFELELIPKAPMPRRLNKAALQFPRKYLDAGRRAAEILRRVDADVVVGVGGYVCPPMYKAAFKAKVPVVIHEANIRAGMANKMGAKKAAFVGTAFAETKIADARHVGMPMREAIANLDRAGGAAEARRGFGLDPEAPTLLVTGGSLGAVNLNRALAGAVEELTRRGVQVLHITGVGKGIEAQGATDGAAYVQLAYVDAMERAYEAADVIVCRAGAGTVSEVAAAGLPGILVPLPVGNGEQALNGKVLVDAHAALMVEDAELTSGWLIENVMALFDDPVRLERMGIAAATVGITDAAQTMARTIVDIASQHASQRSSQ; encoded by the coding sequence GTGAGTTCTGAGCTTTCTATTGTGTTTGCGGGTGGCGGTTCTGCCGGCCATGTTTCGCCGTTGTTGGCGATGGCTCGTGCGGTTCGCCGGATGCACCCTGATGCACGGATCACGGTAGTGGGTACCGAGGAGGGGCTCGAGAGCCGCTTGGTTCCCGATGCGGGTTTCGAATTGGAGTTGATCCCTAAGGCTCCGATGCCGCGGCGGCTGAATAAGGCGGCACTGCAGTTTCCGCGTAAGTATCTTGATGCTGGCCGCCGTGCCGCGGAGATTCTGCGTCGCGTTGATGCCGATGTGGTGGTCGGTGTGGGTGGGTATGTGTGCCCGCCGATGTATAAGGCTGCGTTCAAGGCTAAGGTTCCGGTGGTGATCCACGAGGCGAATATTCGTGCGGGGATGGCCAATAAGATGGGCGCGAAGAAGGCCGCGTTTGTTGGTACGGCTTTCGCTGAGACGAAGATCGCTGACGCTAGGCATGTGGGGATGCCGATGCGGGAGGCGATCGCGAATCTGGACCGTGCAGGGGGCGCGGCTGAGGCTCGGCGTGGTTTCGGTTTGGATCCGGAGGCGCCAACGCTGTTGGTTACCGGCGGGTCTTTGGGGGCTGTGAATCTCAATAGGGCTTTGGCTGGTGCTGTTGAGGAGCTGACGCGCCGTGGGGTGCAGGTTCTGCACATCACTGGTGTGGGTAAGGGTATTGAGGCTCAAGGCGCCACTGATGGTGCCGCGTACGTTCAGCTCGCTTACGTGGATGCGATGGAGCGGGCGTATGAGGCCGCGGATGTGATCGTGTGCCGTGCCGGCGCTGGCACGGTGAGTGAGGTCGCGGCCGCGGGATTGCCGGGTATTTTGGTTCCGTTGCCGGTGGGTAACGGTGAGCAGGCGCTCAACGGTAAAGTTCTAGTTGATGCCCATGCGGCTCTCATGGTTGAGGATGCCGAGCTCACTAGCGGCTGGCTGATTGAGAACGTGATGGCTCTGTTCGATGATCCGGTGCGTCTTGAGCGGATGGGTATCGCGGCGGCTACCGTTGGTATTACTGACGCGGCGCAGACGATGGCGAGAACCATTGTCGATATTGCTTCACAGCACGCTTCCCAGCGTTCTTCTCAGTGA
- a CDS encoding UDP-N-acetylmuramoyl-tripeptide--D-alanyl-D-alanine ligase: MITLTISQLAEVTGGRLYGPVNTDAHVSSVTTDSREVTPGALFVAKPGERTDGHEFAASAIGDGAVAVLGEREVTDAAGQPLPMVIVNNVVDAMGVLARHVVETVRDHGELTVIGITGSAGKTTTKDLLGAILSHKGPTVVPQGSYNGEVGLPLTVFEMTEDTRYLVAEMGATQRGNIAYLADIVKPDIGVVLMVGTAHVGEFGGIENIALTKRELVEAVGPEGAVVLNKDDSTVWNMREAAHAPVWAFTESDPATASLGAAGDSEDNIAGAVYGTNVHLDGSGHPVVALTFPDGSVRQVTSGLVGRHHVANVLAAATAASAAGIESGLIADTLSGLGAISRHRMERTDRADGVTVINDAYNANPESMMAALQLLAEIERGNPHSEPRRTWAVLGEMLELGEDSITEHDRLGRMAVRLNISKTVVVGRGAKPIHSAAVQEGSWGEEAYWFETTEEAETFLNDNVQPGDVVLFKSSNGAGLRWFGEKFANAEQTREG; this comes from the coding sequence ATGATCACTCTCACCATTTCCCAACTTGCCGAAGTCACTGGAGGCCGCCTGTACGGCCCGGTGAATACTGACGCGCACGTCAGTTCAGTCACCACCGATTCCCGCGAGGTCACCCCCGGCGCGCTGTTCGTAGCGAAGCCAGGGGAGAGGACCGACGGACACGAATTCGCTGCAAGCGCCATCGGCGACGGCGCGGTAGCGGTCCTCGGGGAACGCGAAGTCACCGACGCCGCAGGTCAGCCGCTGCCGATGGTCATCGTCAACAACGTTGTTGACGCGATGGGTGTGCTTGCCCGCCACGTGGTTGAAACGGTCCGCGATCACGGTGAGCTCACCGTGATCGGTATCACCGGCTCCGCAGGCAAAACCACCACTAAAGACCTCCTAGGCGCTATTTTGAGCCATAAAGGACCCACCGTGGTTCCGCAAGGCTCCTATAACGGCGAGGTAGGTTTGCCGCTCACCGTCTTCGAGATGACGGAAGATACCCGGTACCTGGTCGCCGAAATGGGGGCCACCCAGCGCGGGAACATCGCCTACCTCGCCGACATCGTCAAACCAGATATCGGCGTGGTCCTCATGGTCGGCACCGCCCACGTGGGCGAGTTCGGCGGCATCGAAAACATCGCTCTCACCAAACGTGAGCTCGTTGAAGCGGTCGGCCCTGAGGGCGCTGTGGTGCTCAATAAGGACGATTCCACGGTGTGGAACATGCGCGAAGCCGCACACGCACCCGTCTGGGCTTTCACCGAAAGCGACCCAGCAACCGCATCCCTCGGCGCTGCTGGAGACAGCGAGGACAACATCGCTGGTGCCGTCTACGGAACCAACGTGCACCTGGATGGGAGCGGCCACCCCGTCGTCGCCCTCACGTTCCCAGACGGCTCCGTCCGGCAAGTCACCTCTGGCCTAGTTGGCCGCCACCACGTAGCCAACGTTTTGGCCGCGGCGACCGCGGCCAGCGCAGCCGGGATCGAATCCGGGCTGATCGCAGACACTCTCTCCGGACTCGGGGCAATCTCACGGCACCGGATGGAACGCACTGACCGCGCAGACGGCGTCACCGTCATCAACGACGCCTACAACGCCAACCCGGAATCCATGATGGCAGCCCTCCAGCTGCTCGCTGAGATCGAACGTGGAAACCCGCACAGCGAGCCCCGCCGCACATGGGCCGTGCTGGGGGAGATGCTCGAACTCGGCGAAGACTCCATCACCGAACACGACCGGCTCGGCCGCATGGCGGTACGCCTCAACATCTCTAAAACGGTGGTTGTGGGCCGCGGCGCTAAACCGATCCACTCCGCAGCGGTCCAGGAAGGCTCGTGGGGTGAAGAGGCATACTGGTTCGAAACCACTGAGGAAGCCGAAACTTTCCTCAACGATAACGTCCAGCCAGGCGACGTCGTGCTCTTCAAATCCTCGAACGGGGCAGGACTACGCTGGTTCGGTGAAAAATTCGCTAACGCTGAGCAGACACGGGAGGGCTGA